From the genome of Scytonema hofmannii PCC 7110, one region includes:
- a CDS encoding nickel-dependent hydrogenase large subunit, whose translation MTIQTLDISPVGRVEGDLDVRVDIEDGYVVNAWTHAELFRGFEVILRGKDPQAGLIVTPRVCGICGASHLTSAAWALDTAWGTEVPRNAILARNLGQIVETIQSIPRYFYGLFAIDLTNKKYQQSSFYEEACRRFAAFTGKSYELGITISSKPVEIYALFGGQWPHSSYMVPGGVMCAPTLTDITRAWSILEYFRTNWLEPVWLGCSLERYEEIKTYEDFMMWLEESHNHANSDLGFYWRMGLDIGLNKYGAGVGRYISWGYLPHETKYQKPTIEGRNAALIMKSGVYDSLSDTHTSMNHAFVRENTTHSWYDELTEDIHPFQRTTKPIKNNIKDFQGKYSWSTAVRHQEYGRLEAGPLARQLVAGGKHGESWQHYDGFILNVFKQLGGASIHLRQLARVHEMVKLYRQAEHCLREFRLNDSWYIKPKEKDGQGWGATEAARGALCHWVQIEGGKIKNYQIIAPSTWNIGPRDTEGIRGPIEEALVGTPILDSTDPVEVGHVARSFDSCLVCTVHAHDAKTGEELARFRTA comes from the coding sequence TAGATGTTCGGGTAGATATAGAAGATGGGTATGTGGTCAACGCTTGGACTCATGCCGAACTTTTTCGCGGATTTGAAGTTATTCTGCGGGGAAAAGACCCTCAAGCCGGATTAATTGTCACACCTCGCGTTTGCGGTATCTGCGGTGCTTCCCACTTAACTAGTGCTGCTTGGGCTTTGGATACAGCATGGGGAACAGAAGTTCCGCGCAATGCGATTTTGGCAAGGAATTTGGGTCAAATCGTTGAAACCATTCAAAGTATTCCCCGCTACTTTTATGGTTTGTTTGCAATTGACTTGACCAACAAAAAGTATCAGCAAAGTTCTTTTTATGAAGAAGCCTGCAGACGCTTTGCAGCCTTTACTGGTAAATCTTACGAACTTGGCATCACAATTTCTAGCAAACCAGTAGAAATTTACGCCCTTTTTGGAGGTCAATGGCCTCATTCTAGCTACATGGTTCCTGGTGGGGTGATGTGCGCCCCTACTTTAACGGACATTACCCGTGCTTGGTCAATTCTGGAATATTTTCGCACCAATTGGTTAGAACCAGTGTGGTTGGGTTGTTCTTTAGAACGTTATGAAGAAATCAAAACCTATGAAGACTTCATGATGTGGTTAGAAGAGAGTCACAATCATGCCAATTCTGACTTAGGTTTTTACTGGCGCATGGGTTTAGATATTGGTTTGAATAAATATGGTGCAGGTGTAGGTCGATATATCAGTTGGGGATACTTACCCCACGAAACAAAATACCAAAAACCCACAATAGAGGGACGAAATGCAGCCCTGATTATGAAAAGTGGAGTGTATGACAGTTTGAGTGACACTCACACCTCAATGAATCATGCTTTTGTCAGAGAAAATACAACTCACTCTTGGTATGACGAATTAACAGAAGACATTCATCCTTTTCAGCGCACAACCAAACCCATTAAAAACAACATCAAAGATTTTCAAGGGAAATATTCCTGGTCAACAGCAGTACGTCATCAAGAATACGGACGGTTAGAAGCAGGACCGCTTGCACGTCAGTTAGTAGCAGGTGGCAAACACGGCGAATCTTGGCAGCATTATGACGGATTTATCCTAAATGTGTTTAAGCAGTTGGGAGGTGCAAGTATCCATTTACGTCAACTTGCACGAGTTCACGAAATGGTCAAGTTGTATCGACAAGCAGAACACTGTCTGCGTGAGTTCCGATTAAACGACTCCTGGTATATCAAACCTAAAGAAAAAGACGGACAGGGTTGGGGAGCAACAGAAGCCGCACGAGGAGCTTTGTGTCACTGGGTACAAATTGAAGGTGGTAAGATTAAGAACTACCAAATTATAGCTCCCAGTACCTGGAATATAGGACCCCGCGATACTGAAGGGATACGCGGACCTATTGAGGAAGCTTTAGTTGGAACACCTATATTGGACTCAACCGATCCAGTAGAAGTTGGTCATGTGGCGCGATCGTTTGACTCTTGTCTGGTTTGTACCGTTCACGCCCACGACGCGAAAACGGGTGAAGAACTGGCACGTTTTCGCACAGCTTAG
- a CDS encoding NifU family protein — protein sequence MTQETLEELVKEISRFEAIITEWDETHRGVVAGLKRAIEALHKEALTRLIKSVKQESMPALRNAVQDEVVYGVLLYHELIKPPAPSLSQRIQEALEQVRPGLKSHDGDVQLVAIKLPDTVEVKLIGACSHCPVSNLTLSQSIEQAIKTYCPEITQVIAVY from the coding sequence ATGACTCAAGAAACACTTGAAGAACTAGTTAAAGAAATCAGCCGATTTGAAGCAATTATTACTGAATGGGATGAAACCCACAGAGGTGTAGTTGCAGGTTTAAAACGAGCAATTGAAGCTTTACATAAAGAAGCATTGACACGTTTAATTAAAAGTGTTAAGCAAGAATCCATGCCAGCCCTACGCAATGCTGTTCAAGACGAAGTCGTGTATGGAGTCTTGCTGTATCACGAACTCATTAAACCCCCTGCACCATCCCTATCACAACGCATTCAAGAAGCTCTCGAGCAAGTCCGTCCTGGGTTAAAAAGCCATGATGGAGATGTCCAGCTTGTAGCTATTAAACTACCAGATACGGTAGAAGTAAAATTAATAGGAGCTTGCAGTCATTGTCCGGTTTCCAATCTAACGTTATCTCAAAGCATTGAACAAGCAATTAAAACCTATTGTCCTGAAATTACCCAAGTTATTGCAGTTTATTAA
- a CDS encoding hydrogenase small subunit, producing the protein MTNVLWLQGGACSGNTISFLNAEEPTVCDLIADFGIKILWHPSLGLELGDNLQALLRDCISGKIPLDILVFEGTVVNAPKGTGNWNRFADRPMKDWLLDLSKVAKFVVAVGDCATWGGIPATAPNPSQSQGLQFLKRQQGGFLGTEYRSQAGLSVINIPGCPAHPDWISQILVAIATGRLNDITLDEFNRPQTFFKSFTQTGCTRNVHFAYKASVAEFGQRKGCLFYDLGCRGPMTHSSCNRILWNRVSSKTRAGMPCLGCTEPEFPFYDLEPGTVFKTQTLMGVPKDIPPGMKRQDYAFLTVVAKNMVPTWAEEDIFTV; encoded by the coding sequence ATGACTAATGTACTCTGGTTGCAAGGTGGTGCTTGTTCGGGCAACACCATATCATTTTTGAATGCGGAAGAACCTACCGTCTGCGATTTAATCGCTGATTTTGGGATTAAAATCCTCTGGCATCCATCTTTAGGGCTGGAACTAGGTGATAACTTACAAGCCCTTTTGCGAGATTGTATTTCTGGCAAAATCCCTCTGGATATCTTAGTCTTTGAGGGTACTGTGGTTAATGCGCCCAAAGGCACAGGTAACTGGAATCGGTTTGCCGATCGCCCCATGAAAGATTGGTTGCTTGATTTATCTAAAGTTGCCAAATTTGTCGTAGCAGTAGGAGACTGCGCGACATGGGGAGGAATACCAGCTACTGCACCCAACCCCAGCCAATCACAGGGATTGCAATTTCTCAAACGGCAACAAGGTGGTTTTTTAGGAACAGAATATCGATCTCAAGCGGGTCTTTCAGTCATTAATATCCCTGGATGTCCCGCTCATCCTGACTGGATTAGTCAAATATTAGTCGCGATCGCAACAGGGCGTTTGAACGACATAACCCTTGATGAATTCAATCGCCCACAAACATTTTTCAAAAGTTTTACACAAACAGGTTGTACCCGTAACGTCCATTTTGCCTACAAAGCATCCGTTGCGGAGTTTGGTCAGCGCAAAGGGTGCTTATTCTACGACTTAGGTTGTCGCGGTCCCATGACTCATTCTTCATGCAACCGTATTTTATGGAACCGAGTCTCCTCCAAAACCCGTGCGGGAATGCCGTGTTTGGGTTGTACTGAACCTGAATTCCCTTTCTACGACTTGGAACCAGGAACAGTGTTTAAGACACAAACCTTAATGGGAGTTCCTAAAGACATACCCCCTGGTATGAAAAGGCAAGACTATGCTTTTCTTACCGTTGTTGCTAAGAACATGGTACCTACCTGGGCAGAAGAAGATATTTTTACAGTTTAG
- a CDS encoding nickel-dependent hydrogenase large subunit — protein MTIQTLDISPVGRVEGDLDVRVDIEDGYVVNAWTHAELFRGFEIILRGKDPQAGLIATPRICGICGGSHLTCASWALDTAWGTEVPRNAILARNLGQIVETIQSIPRYFYGLFAIDLTHKKYQQSSFYEEAGRRFAAFTGKSYELGITISGKPVEIYALLGGQWPHSSYMVPGGVMCAPTLTDITRAWSILEYFRTNWLEPVWLGCSLERYEEIKTYKDFMVWLEENPNHANSDLGFYWRMGLDIGLDKYGAGVGKYVTWGYLPHEDKYQKPTIATRNAAMIMKSGVYDSFSDTHTLMDHIFARENTTHAWYDEGTEDIHPFDRVTQPIEQNDKDFENAYSWSTAVRHQDYGRLEAGALARQLVAGGTHGESWQHYDGFILSAFKAMGGASTHLRQLARVHEIVKLYRQAEHCLREFQLNDPWYIKPKEKDGRGWGATEAARGSLCHWVELENGKIKNYQVIAPTTWNVGPRDAQGVRGPIEEALIGTPIVDSSDPIEVGHVARSFDSCLVCTVHAHDAKTGQELARFRTA, from the coding sequence ATGACAATCCAAACATTAGATATCTCGCCTGTTGGGAGAGTAGAGGGTGATTTAGATGTTCGCGTTGATATAGAAGATGGGTATGTGGTCAACGCTTGGACTCATGCCGAACTTTTTCGCGGATTTGAAATTATTCTCAGAGGCAAAGACCCGCAAGCTGGATTAATTGCAACACCTCGTATTTGCGGTATTTGCGGTGGTTCTCACCTGACTTGTGCATCCTGGGCATTAGATACAGCATGGGGAACAGAAGTTCCGCGCAATGCCATTTTGGCAAGAAATTTAGGTCAAATCGTTGAAACCATTCAAAGCATTCCCCGTTATTTTTACGGTTTGTTTGCGATCGATCTCACACATAAAAAGTATCAGCAAAGTTCTTTTTACGAAGAAGCTGGCAGACGCTTTGCAGCCTTTACTGGTAAATCCTACGAATTGGGTATCACAATTTCTGGTAAGCCGGTAGAAATTTATGCATTACTGGGGGGACAGTGGCCTCATTCTAGTTACATGGTGCCTGGTGGTGTGATGTGCGCTCCCACTTTAACGGACATTACCCGTGCTTGGTCAATTCTAGAATATTTCCGCACCAATTGGTTAGAACCCGTGTGGTTGGGTTGTTCTTTAGAACGTTATGAAGAAATCAAAACCTATAAAGACTTCATGGTTTGGCTAGAAGAAAACCCAAATCATGCCAATTCTGACTTGGGTTTTTACTGGCGCATGGGTTTAGATATTGGTTTGGATAAATATGGTGCAGGTGTAGGTAAGTATGTCACTTGGGGATATTTACCCCATGAAGATAAGTACCAAAAGCCTACAATTGCTACCCGCAATGCTGCCATGATTATGAAGAGTGGGGTGTATGACAGTTTTAGCGATACTCACACTCTCATGGATCATATTTTTGCTCGCGAAAATACCACTCACGCCTGGTACGACGAAGGGACAGAAGATATTCATCCTTTTGATCGCGTGACTCAACCAATTGAGCAGAACGACAAAGACTTTGAAAATGCCTACTCTTGGTCAACTGCAGTCCGCCATCAAGACTATGGACGTTTGGAAGCAGGCGCACTTGCACGTCAGTTAGTAGCAGGTGGCACACATGGCGAATCTTGGCAGCATTACGATGGGTTTATCTTGAGTGCATTCAAGGCAATGGGTGGAGCAAGTACTCACCTACGTCAATTAGCACGAGTGCATGAAATTGTCAAGTTGTACCGACAAGCAGAACATTGCTTGCGTGAGTTCCAGTTAAACGACCCTTGGTATATTAAACCAAAGGAAAAAGATGGACGTGGTTGGGGTGCAACAGAAGCAGCACGGGGTTCTCTATGCCATTGGGTGGAATTAGAAAATGGCAAGATTAAAAACTACCAAGTGATTGCTCCCACAACTTGGAACGTCGGACCAAGAGATGCTCAAGGGGTACGCGGACCTATTGAAGAAGCCTTAATTGGAACGCCTATTGTTGATTCTAGCGATCCTATTGAAGTTGGACACGTAGCGCGATCGTTTGATTCTTGTCTCGTTTGTACCGTTCATGCTCACGATGCGAAAACGGGTCAAGAACTCGCACGTTTTCGGACAGCATAA
- a CDS encoding type II toxin-antitoxin system HigB family toxin, with amino-acid sequence MHVITRKRLNEFAKLHPDTTNSLAQWYRLMKQSEFASFVELREIFPSADQVGKLTVFNIGGNTVRLIAAIHYNRQKIYIRAVLTHPEYDKGDWKE; translated from the coding sequence ATGCACGTGATTACTCGTAAACGGCTGAATGAATTTGCCAAACTCCATCCAGATACAACGAACTCTTTGGCTCAGTGGTATCGGTTGATGAAACAAAGTGAGTTTGCCTCATTTGTGGAACTCCGTGAAATATTTCCATCAGCAGATCAAGTTGGTAAATTGACTGTTTTTAACATTGGTGGCAATACAGTTCGACTTATTGCCGCAATTCACTACAACCGCCAAAAAATCTACATCCGTGCTGTGTTAACACATCCAGAATACGACAAAGGAGATTGGAAAGAGTAA
- a CDS encoding nuclear transport factor 2 family protein — translation MIQMHQDLLAKAYAAFNTRNIDAALAVMHPDIEWANLMQGGHVHGHEAVRDYWTHQWSIINPHVEPKKFQLDETGQIAVDVHLVVRDLDGNVMEDRMVQHIYIIKDDLIQRMDIKES, via the coding sequence ATGATACAAATGCACCAAGATTTACTAGCAAAAGCGTATGCTGCTTTTAACACCCGCAATATTGATGCAGCTCTGGCAGTCATGCATCCTGATATAGAGTGGGCAAACCTCATGCAAGGTGGTCACGTTCATGGGCATGAAGCGGTGCGCGACTATTGGACTCACCAATGGAGTATAATAAATCCTCATGTCGAACCCAAAAAATTTCAACTAGATGAAACAGGGCAAATAGCGGTCGATGTTCATCTAGTGGTACGCGATTTAGACGGAAATGTGATGGAGGATCGAATGGTTCAGCATATTTACATCATCAAGGATGATTTGATTCAGCGTATGGATATCAAAGAATCATAG
- a CDS encoding S46 family peptidase has translation MKKVIFNCLLLLLCLGNKAHAVEGMWQPQQLPELEAQLKKSGLQLNPQDLTNLTSHPMAAVISLGGCTASFVSPAGLVLTNHHCAYNSIQYNSKASNNLLQKGFLAKTLGAELPASPGSRVYINVAVKNVTNAVKKSVANYQTGYESYQAITNKKKQLVRQCELDKGHRCEVYDFHGGLEYYLIKQLEIRDVRLVYAPPEGLGRFGGDIDNWRWPRHTGDFAFYRAYVDKNGHPADYSPDNVPYHPQHYLKLSRAGLNPNDFVMVLGYPGLTNRYRLAEEVEHAFGWFYPTKHKIYVTWIETINQSTANNQDAKIKYAGRVGGLNNAAKNFQGMMDSFARSHLIESKRQVELNLQQWIQSNDQLRNRYQANFTNLKALIVRQQANEKQNLPLEYLGTSDLFSIARRLYRLSKEKQKPDTEREPGYQERDFPQFQESLRRLERNFDREVDKAVWLKFIEEYTKLPSNQRIPTFDKIFGLGNKFEGQKVKIQLDAMYQGTSLTDEATRLKWMNADPKTFAASNDPFIQLAVAMFDADMVLEKENQEIEGSLQQLRPVYMEALIAYYRQLKKPVYADANKTLRVTFGRIRGYSPGDGSFYEPFTTLRGITEKYTGAEPFDAPKEQLEFIEKKNYGRYYNRALDSVAVNFLSDLDITGGNSGSPTLNSKGELVGLAFDGIYETIISNWEFTKNASAIHVDITYMLWVMEYLDKAGNLLDEMTVKGK, from the coding sequence ATGAAAAAAGTAATCTTTAACTGTTTATTACTATTATTATGTTTAGGAAATAAAGCTCACGCTGTTGAAGGTATGTGGCAACCCCAACAGTTACCAGAATTAGAAGCACAATTAAAAAAATCAGGCTTGCAATTAAATCCTCAAGACTTAACAAACCTGACATCCCACCCAATGGCTGCGGTGATTAGTTTAGGTGGGTGTACGGCATCATTTGTTTCCCCTGCTGGACTGGTATTAACCAACCATCACTGTGCCTATAATTCAATACAGTACAATTCTAAAGCATCAAATAATTTACTTCAAAAAGGCTTTTTGGCGAAAACATTAGGTGCAGAATTACCCGCAAGCCCTGGTAGCAGAGTATATATTAATGTTGCTGTTAAAAATGTAACTAATGCAGTTAAGAAATCTGTTGCTAACTATCAAACTGGTTACGAAAGCTATCAAGCGATTACTAACAAAAAAAAGCAACTGGTACGCCAGTGTGAATTAGATAAAGGACACCGTTGTGAAGTGTATGATTTTCATGGAGGTCTGGAATATTATCTAATTAAACAACTGGAGATTCGTGATGTGCGTTTGGTCTATGCTCCTCCAGAAGGTCTTGGTAGATTTGGCGGCGATATTGATAATTGGAGATGGCCCCGACACACAGGAGATTTCGCTTTTTATCGTGCTTATGTAGATAAAAATGGTCATCCAGCTGATTATTCCCCCGATAATGTTCCCTATCATCCCCAGCATTATCTCAAACTTTCCCGTGCTGGTCTCAATCCCAATGATTTTGTCATGGTACTTGGTTATCCAGGTCTAACTAATCGATATCGTTTAGCAGAAGAAGTAGAGCATGCTTTTGGGTGGTTTTATCCTACCAAACACAAAATATATGTCACTTGGATTGAAACTATTAATCAATCTACTGCCAATAATCAAGATGCCAAAATTAAATATGCTGGTCGTGTGGGTGGTTTGAATAATGCTGCGAAAAATTTTCAAGGGATGATGGATAGCTTTGCTCGCAGTCATTTGATAGAAAGCAAGCGCCAGGTGGAATTGAATTTGCAACAATGGATTCAAAGTAATGACCAATTACGTAACCGTTATCAAGCTAATTTCACAAATCTTAAAGCTCTAATTGTCCGCCAGCAAGCCAACGAGAAGCAAAATTTACCTTTAGAATATTTAGGTACATCGGATTTGTTCAGTATTGCCCGTCGATTGTATCGTTTAAGCAAAGAAAAACAAAAGCCAGATACAGAAAGGGAACCAGGATACCAGGAGCGAGACTTTCCCCAATTTCAGGAGTCATTGCGGCGACTGGAACGCAATTTTGACAGAGAAGTAGATAAAGCTGTCTGGCTAAAATTCATTGAAGAATATACTAAACTTCCCAGCAATCAGCGTATTCCCACCTTTGATAAAATTTTTGGTTTGGGAAACAAATTTGAAGGACAGAAAGTCAAAATTCAACTGGATGCTATGTATCAGGGGACTTCTTTAACTGACGAGGCAACCAGGTTAAAATGGATGAATGCTGACCCAAAAACCTTTGCAGCCAGTAACGACCCTTTTATTCAGTTAGCAGTTGCTATGTTCGATGCAGACATGGTTTTGGAGAAGGAAAATCAGGAAATAGAAGGTTCTCTGCAACAGTTGCGACCAGTATACATGGAAGCATTAATTGCCTACTATCGCCAACTGAAGAAGCCTGTGTATGCTGATGCTAATAAAACACTGCGAGTTACTTTTGGTCGCATCCGGGGTTATTCACCAGGAGATGGTAGCTTCTATGAGCCTTTTACTACTTTGCGTGGTATTACTGAAAAATATACTGGCGCTGAGCCTTTCGATGCACCAAAGGAACAATTGGAATTTATTGAGAAAAAAAATTATGGTCGTTACTATAATCGGGCTTTAGATTCAGTTGCTGTTAATTTTCTCAGTGACCTCGATATTACTGGTGGTAACTCTGGTTCTCCTACTCTCAATAGTAAAGGGGAACTGGTGGGTTTAGCTTTTGACGGTATCTATGAAACTATTATCAGCAATTGGGAGTTTACTAAAAATGCCAGTGCTATTCATGTGGATATTACTTATATGCTGTGGGTAATGGAATACTTAGATAAGGCAGGAAATTTACTGGATGAAATGACTGTAAAGGGTAAATAA
- a CDS encoding CHASE2 domain-containing protein: MTKLIVLKLDGNFLQGFRATLEIGLEGERPEVEIMGNLPPATELVEQYTSWQSTYRSLGKVTRVIKPKRAKIDGSLKKRREECRLKALELRNQLNTWLKVESFFPIRDNLLETASTSEQVRVMIRAENDQIWQLPWHQWDLLERYNQVEIGFSNLNSKPPPKQENFDHFDREHQLRILAILGNSEGIQVEEDRQQLLNFPGAEITFLVEPQRQELNDQLWERRWDILFFAGHSWTEGATGQICLNQTDRFSLDELRYALKKAVSSGLLLAIFNSCDGLGLARELKKIHIPQMIVMREPVPDRVAQTFLKYFLQAFACGKSFYISVREARQRLQGLEDEFPCASWLPIICQNSTTVSLTQLKLPVPVKNCPKSFFWSRWQTVFLTSLFVTSLVFGMRSLGVLQTLELESYDQILRQRPPELPDARLLIVGADEADIQQYKYPLPDTVLAQAIAKLEQHGAIAIGLDIFRDQPVPPGHELLVAQLRQKPRLFTVCSFGTRKEQAVAPPPDSPDEKIGFNDLEKDADNTVRRHLLSRTPNEISSCNTGYSLSLELANQYLEAQAEPISATITPEKNWQFDQVILKNLESRSGGYQNLDARGNQILINYRATDRIAQHTVTIKDILTGKLKPEWVKNRVVLIGVTAASVQDEHNTPYGKMRGLEVHAHMVSQILSAVENRRPLIWWLPLWDDALWVWFWSLTGGVVVWQVRVRSPRPVVRRLRLVLVLSISTTFVYGVCWVFLLQGGWLPLFPAILALMSTGGIIAYIPFQSSSLE; this comes from the coding sequence ATGACGAAGTTAATTGTCCTCAAGTTAGATGGTAATTTTTTACAGGGTTTTCGGGCAACTCTAGAAATAGGGTTAGAAGGTGAGCGCCCTGAAGTGGAGATAATGGGTAATTTGCCTCCCGCAACTGAACTTGTAGAACAGTATACTAGCTGGCAGTCAACTTATCGCAGTTTGGGGAAAGTAACCCGTGTTATTAAACCGAAAAGAGCCAAAATTGATGGTTCTCTAAAAAAAAGGAGAGAGGAGTGTCGTCTTAAAGCCTTGGAGTTACGCAATCAACTTAATACCTGGCTGAAAGTTGAGTCGTTTTTCCCAATTCGGGATAATTTACTAGAAACAGCAAGCACATCCGAACAAGTACGAGTGATGATTCGTGCTGAAAATGACCAAATCTGGCAGTTACCTTGGCACCAATGGGATTTATTGGAACGCTACAATCAAGTGGAAATTGGATTCAGTAATCTAAATTCAAAACCACCTCCAAAGCAAGAAAACTTTGACCACTTTGACCGCGAGCATCAATTGAGAATCTTAGCGATTTTGGGTAATAGCGAAGGTATTCAGGTTGAGGAAGATAGGCAACAATTGTTAAATTTTCCTGGTGCAGAAATCACATTTCTGGTGGAACCACAACGCCAAGAGTTAAACGACCAGCTTTGGGAACGACGCTGGGATATTTTGTTTTTTGCAGGTCATAGTTGGACAGAGGGTGCAACGGGTCAAATATGTCTCAATCAAACCGATCGCTTTAGTCTTGATGAACTTAGGTATGCTTTAAAAAAAGCAGTTAGCAGTGGGTTGCTGTTAGCTATTTTTAACTCCTGTGATGGCTTGGGATTAGCACGTGAGTTAAAAAAAATTCACATCCCACAAATGATTGTGATGCGGGAGCCAGTACCAGATCGCGTAGCACAAACATTTTTGAAGTATTTTCTCCAAGCCTTTGCCTGTGGTAAGTCTTTTTATATATCGGTTCGGGAAGCACGACAAAGATTGCAAGGTCTGGAGGATGAATTTCCTTGTGCTAGCTGGTTGCCAATTATTTGTCAAAATTCAACAACGGTGTCTCTGACGCAGTTAAAGTTACCTGTTCCTGTAAAAAATTGTCCAAAAAGTTTTTTCTGGAGTCGTTGGCAAACAGTTTTCCTGACAAGTTTGTTTGTGACTAGCTTAGTTTTCGGAATGCGATCGCTGGGAGTATTACAAACTCTAGAGTTAGAGAGTTATGACCAGATTCTTCGCCAGCGCCCTCCTGAATTACCAGATGCTCGCCTCCTGATAGTCGGAGCTGATGAAGCAGATATTCAACAATATAAGTACCCACTTCCTGATACTGTCCTCGCGCAGGCGATCGCAAAACTGGAACAGCATGGAGCTATAGCAATCGGTCTTGATATTTTTCGCGACCAACCTGTACCGCCCGGTCATGAGTTACTCGTTGCTCAGTTGCGTCAAAAACCACGTCTGTTTACTGTATGCTCGTTTGGCACTCGTAAAGAACAGGCTGTTGCACCTCCGCCCGACAGCCCAGATGAAAAGATAGGTTTTAATGATTTAGAAAAAGATGCAGATAATACCGTTCGTCGCCATCTCCTATCCCGTACTCCCAATGAAATATCTTCCTGCAACACGGGCTATTCCTTGAGCTTAGAATTAGCTAACCAATACCTGGAAGCACAAGCAGAGCCAATATCAGCAACAATTACCCCAGAGAAAAACTGGCAGTTCGATCAAGTCATCTTGAAAAATTTAGAATCGCGTAGTGGAGGGTATCAAAACCTAGATGCACGAGGAAATCAAATCTTAATAAATTACCGTGCTACGGATCGGATTGCTCAACATACAGTCACAATTAAGGACATCTTAACTGGAAAGTTAAAACCTGAGTGGGTAAAAAATCGAGTCGTTCTGATTGGTGTCACCGCCGCAAGTGTTCAAGACGAGCACAACACCCCTTATGGCAAAATGCGAGGTTTGGAAGTTCACGCACACATGGTAAGTCAGATTCTCAGTGCAGTAGAGAATAGACGCCCTTTAATTTGGTGGTTACCTTTATGGGATGATGCACTTTGGGTTTGGTTTTGGTCGCTAACCGGTGGAGTCGTTGTTTGGCAAGTGCGTGTGCGTAGTCCCCGTCCTGTAGTCAGACGATTGCGCCTAGTGCTGGTACTCAGCATATCTACCACTTTTGTGTATGGGGTCTGCTGGGTTTTCTTGTTACAGGGTGGTTGGCTCCCGCTTTTTCCAGCGATATTAGCTTTAATGAGTACAGGTGGAATCATCGCTTACATACCATTTCAGTCTTCAAGTTTGGAGTAA
- a CDS encoding DUF928 domain-containing protein: MIDKSTIKFAFVTVLAIAINTSDEKNSMASNPKSKLPSLQEIAALPPVPSRGTPNGQRTPGGTRTPDGKIDGKIGACKPTDKLLTALVPEDAKGLTTVEHPVFWFYIPYAPKEVHSVEFSLHDQQETTTIYRIPLQLTKTPGIYSISLPPNSEKALKLNEPYHWYFKLNCDPQEKLENDIVLDGWVTRVQPNTSQIIWYDKLTDLSKRLFSNPKNSQVKKDWEEFLKSVGLEGLAQVPVVN, translated from the coding sequence ATGATTGATAAATCAACAATCAAATTTGCCTTTGTGACTGTTTTAGCGATCGCTATAAACACAAGCGATGAGAAAAACAGTATGGCTAGCAATCCAAAATCAAAATTGCCTAGTTTACAAGAGATTGCTGCTTTACCACCTGTACCCTCTCGAGGTACCCCTAATGGTCAGCGAACGCCAGGGGGAACTCGTACTCCTGACGGAAAAATAGATGGAAAGATAGGAGCCTGTAAGCCGACCGATAAGCTGCTAACAGCCTTAGTTCCAGAAGATGCTAAGGGTTTAACAACAGTTGAGCATCCAGTTTTTTGGTTTTATATTCCCTATGCTCCTAAAGAGGTACACTCCGTTGAGTTTTCGCTGCACGATCAACAAGAGACAACGACCATCTACCGAATTCCTCTCCAGCTGACGAAAACACCAGGAATATACAGCATATCCTTGCCACCAAATTCAGAAAAAGCTTTAAAACTTAATGAACCCTACCACTGGTACTTTAAACTGAATTGTGACCCTCAAGAAAAGCTTGAAAATGACATTGTTTTAGATGGTTGGGTAACACGAGTTCAGCCAAATACTAGCCAAATTATTTGGTACGATAAGCTGACAGATTTATCTAAACGCCTTTTCTCCAATCCAAAAAATTCTCAAGTTAAGAAAGATTGGGAGGAATTTTTGAAATCTGTAGGTTTGGAAGGACTAGCACAAGTACCCGTGGTTAATTAG